Part of the Halostella litorea genome is shown below.
ACGTGTTCACCATCGCCCGGGTGAAGAAGACGTCGCTGCTGCGCACCTGGGAGCGGTCGAAGGGGGTGTTCGGCGTCGACTTCATGGTCAGCGTCAACCTCCAGACCGCCGAGAGCATCGTCCGCATCGCCGGACTCCCCGGCGCGCAGGACGTCGACACGTTCGCCGACGGCACGGTCCGGATGGCGGAGTTCGGGATCGACCCCGACAGCCCCATTGCGGACCAGACGGTCAAGGAGGCCGACCGCTTCGAGTCGCTCACGTTCGCCGCCATCCTGCGGGACGACGACGTGACGATCCCGACCGGCGACACGGTCATCGAGGCCGGCGACCGGGTCGTCGTCATCGGCAGCCCCGAGAGCGTCCGCGGGTTCGCCGCCTCGCTGACGCCGAACACGACGCTCCACGAGGCGAACGAGGTGGTCATCGTCGGCGGCGGCGAGATCGGGTATCAGACCGCCCGCCTGTTCGAGGAGCGGGGCGTCGCGCCGCGACTCGTCGAGCACGACCCCGACCGGGCGCGCGAACTCGCGGAGGACCTCCCCGGGACGGTCGTGCTTGAGAGCGACGCGACCGACAGGGAGTTCCTCGACCGCGAGCACGTCGACGAGGCCGACCTCGTCGTGGCGACGCTCGACAGCGACGAGAAGAACCTGCTCGTGTCGCTTCTGGCCAGCCGGATCGGCTGTGCGCGGACGGTCGCCGTGGTCAACACCGGCGAGTACGTCGACCTGTTCGAGGCCGTCGGCGTCGACGTCGCGGTCAACCCCCGCGAGGTGACCGCCGAGGAGATCACGCGGTTCACCCACGAGGAGGGGACTGAGAACGTCGCGATCATCGAGGGCGACCGGGCGGAGGTGCTGGAGGTCGAGGTCGACGAGGAGAGCGTCCTCCGGGACGCCACGATCCGCGAAGCGGCCGCCGAGTTCCCGGAGGGGGTCGTCGTCGGCGCGATCACCCGCGACGGCGAGTTCGTCACGCCGCGGGGCGACACCGTCGTCCATCAGGGCGACCACGTCATCGTCTTCGTCGAGGCGGAGGTGCTCGACGAGGTGGCGAGCCTGTTATGAACATCCGCGTCGACTGGCGGGCGAGCGTCAGCCTCGTCGGGACGGTCGTGAAGTACCTCGCCGTGGCGCTGTTGCTCCCGCTCGCGACCGCGGTCTGGTACGGCGACGGCCTCGTCACGTTCGGCGCGTCGATACTGGTCGCGGTGGCGCTCGGAACGGCGATGGAGCGGCTCGACGCGGACCCCGACCTTGGCGCGCGCGAGGGATTTCTCATGGTCGGGCTGACGTGGCTGGCCGTCGCCGTCGTCGGGGCCGTCCCCTACCTGATCGCCGGCGAGGGGAGCGTCGCCGTCCCCACGGCCGCGCTGTTCGAGAGCATGAGCGGCTTCACGACGACCGGGGCGACCGTGATGGCCGACATCTCCTTCGACACCCACTCCCGGGCGCTGTTGCTGTGGCGACAGCAGACCCAGTGGCTCGGCGGGATGGGGATCGTCGTCCTCGCCGTCGCCATCCTCCCGGAACTGTCGGTCGGGGGCGCACAGCTGATGGACGCCGAAGCGCCCGGCCCCGGCATCGAGAAGCTCACGCCGCGGATCGCCGAGACTGCGCGGGTGCTGTGGCTCGTCTACCTCGGGTTCACCGTCGTCGAGTTCTTCCTGCTGTACGGCCTGCACCTCGCCGGCTACGCGCCGGAGATGACGTTCTACAACGCCGTCGCGCACCCGCTGACGACGATGCCGACCGGCGGGTTCTCGCCCGAGGCCCGCAGCATCGAGGCGTTCTCCGCGGTCGTCCAGTGGGTCATCATCCCGTTCATGGTCGCCGCCGGGACCAACTTCGCGCTGTTCTGGCACGTCCTGCGCGGCGAGACCTCGAACCTCTTCGGCGACAGCGAGTTCCGAACCTACGCCGGCGCGATCGGCGTCGTCTCGGCGGTCGGTGCGGCCCTGCTGTTCGTCGGGCCGAACCTAGTCGGG
Proteins encoded:
- the trkA gene encoding Trk system potassium transporter TrkA, whose translation is MRVIVIGAGEVGSSIAASLSESHDVVVVDQDPERVESLTYDLDVLAVEGDGTSLETLEEVRVTDADMLIASTDIDETNIVACATAKTLGDVFTIARVKKTSLLRTWERSKGVFGVDFMVSVNLQTAESIVRIAGLPGAQDVDTFADGTVRMAEFGIDPDSPIADQTVKEADRFESLTFAAILRDDDVTIPTGDTVIEAGDRVVVIGSPESVRGFAASLTPNTTLHEANEVVIVGGGEIGYQTARLFEERGVAPRLVEHDPDRARELAEDLPGTVVLESDATDREFLDREHVDEADLVVATLDSDEKNLLVSLLASRIGCARTVAVVNTGEYVDLFEAVGVDVAVNPREVTAEEITRFTHEEGTENVAIIEGDRAEVLEVEVDEESVLRDATIREAAAEFPEGVVVGAITRDGEFVTPRGDTVVHQGDHVIVFVEAEVLDEVASLL
- a CDS encoding TrkH family potassium uptake protein, giving the protein MNIRVDWRASVSLVGTVVKYLAVALLLPLATAVWYGDGLVTFGASILVAVALGTAMERLDADPDLGAREGFLMVGLTWLAVAVVGAVPYLIAGEGSVAVPTAALFESMSGFTTTGATVMADISFDTHSRALLLWRQQTQWLGGMGIVVLAVAILPELSVGGAQLMDAEAPGPGIEKLTPRIAETARVLWLVYLGFTVVEFFLLYGLHLAGYAPEMTFYNAVAHPLTTMPTGGFSPEARSIEAFSAVVQWVIIPFMVAAGTNFALFWHVLRGETSNLFGDSEFRTYAGAIGVVSAVGAALLFVGPNLVGQGNPFPVAGDLEASLRHATFQAVSIVTTTGYASMDFEVWSGPAQYVLVFAMFIGGSAGSTGGGIKIVRWLVIVKSIRRELFTTVHPEAVRPVRLGGRALDERALRGIYAFTLLYFALFLVGALLLAVDAARVGLDLAVIEAVTASAATLGNIGPGLGMVGPMGSYLDFPATSKLLMVGLMWVGRLEIIPVLVLLTSGYWRS